A stretch of the Streptomyces sp. NBC_01428 genome encodes the following:
- a CDS encoding AzlD domain-containing protein — MNIWIAIGATAVGCYVVKLVGLLIPAGVLERPLVQRLAALLPVALLAALTAQQTFADGRVLVVDAKAAGLAAAAVALILRAPFLVVVAAAVVVTAGVRAITG, encoded by the coding sequence TTGAACATCTGGATCGCCATCGGCGCCACCGCCGTCGGCTGCTACGTCGTCAAGCTCGTCGGTCTGCTGATCCCCGCCGGGGTGCTGGAGCGGCCCCTCGTGCAGCGGCTCGCCGCCCTGTTGCCGGTCGCGCTCCTTGCCGCCCTCACGGCCCAGCAGACCTTCGCGGACGGGCGGGTCCTCGTCGTGGACGCGAAGGCCGCGGGGCTCGCGGCGGCGGCCGTCGCACTGATCCTGCGTGCCCCGTTCCTGGTGGTGGTCGCCGCGGCGGTGGTGGTGACGGCCGGAGTCCGCGCGATCACGGGGTGA
- a CDS encoding AI-2E family transporter, with protein sequence MAPTDENPQVDQQASPFGTTPPDPPGAGVVAQGGRMPRWLPRAMVLALMLIAAFQLGSWAFHQLTGLLINILISFFLALAIEPAVSWMASRGMRRGLAAFFVFLGSLILTAGFITLLGSMLAGQIIKMVEGFPDYLDSVINWINAHFHTDLRRVDIQDSLLHSAWLRKYVQNSATGVLDVSGQVLGGLFQLLTIALFSFYFAADGPRLRRALCSVLPPARQAEVLRAWEIAVDKTGGYLYSRGLMALISGVAHYILLEALGVPYAPVLGVWVGLVSQFIPTIGTYLAGALPMLIAFTVDPWYALWVLVFVVIYQQFENYVLQPKLTSKSVDIHPAVAFGSVIAGTALLGAVGALIAIPAVATLQAFLGAYVKRYEVTDDPRVHGHRTRSSEGLAARVRRLLDR encoded by the coding sequence GTGGCCCCGACAGACGAGAACCCGCAGGTCGATCAGCAGGCATCCCCGTTCGGCACGACACCGCCCGACCCGCCCGGCGCGGGCGTCGTCGCGCAGGGCGGTCGCATGCCGCGCTGGCTGCCGCGTGCCATGGTGCTCGCGCTGATGCTCATCGCGGCGTTCCAACTGGGCAGTTGGGCGTTCCACCAGCTCACGGGCCTGTTGATCAACATCCTGATCTCGTTCTTCCTCGCGCTCGCGATAGAACCCGCGGTCAGCTGGATGGCCTCGCGGGGCATGCGCAGGGGACTGGCCGCGTTCTTCGTCTTCCTCGGCTCGCTGATCCTGACCGCGGGATTCATCACGCTGCTCGGCTCGATGCTCGCGGGGCAGATCATCAAGATGGTCGAGGGCTTCCCGGACTACCTCGACTCCGTCATCAACTGGATCAACGCGCACTTCCACACCGACCTGAGACGGGTCGACATCCAGGACAGCCTGCTCCACTCCGCCTGGCTCCGGAAGTACGTGCAGAACAGCGCCACCGGCGTCCTGGACGTCTCCGGGCAGGTCCTGGGCGGGCTCTTCCAGCTGCTGACCATCGCGCTGTTCTCGTTCTACTTCGCCGCCGACGGACCGCGGCTGCGGCGGGCGCTCTGCTCGGTGCTGCCGCCGGCCCGGCAGGCCGAGGTGCTGCGCGCCTGGGAGATCGCCGTCGACAAGACCGGCGGCTATCTGTACTCGCGCGGCCTGATGGCACTGATCTCGGGAGTGGCGCACTACATCCTGCTGGAGGCACTCGGCGTGCCCTACGCGCCCGTGCTCGGCGTGTGGGTCGGCCTGGTCTCGCAGTTCATCCCGACCATCGGCACCTATCTCGCGGGCGCCCTGCCGATGCTGATCGCCTTCACCGTCGACCCCTGGTACGCGCTGTGGGTGCTGGTCTTCGTCGTGATCTACCAGCAGTTCGAGAACTACGTGCTGCAGCCCAAGCTGACCTCCAAGTCGGTGGACATCCACCCGGCGGTCGCCTTCGGGTCCGTCATCGCGGGCACGGCGCTCCTCGGAGCCGTCGGCGCCCTGATCGCCATCCCCGCCGTGGCCACGCTCCAGGCGTTCCTCGGGGCCTACGTGAAGCGCTACGAGGTCACGGACGACCCGCGCGTCCACGGGCACCGCACGCGCAGCTCGGAGGGGCTCGCCGCGCGCGTGCGGCGGCTGCTCGACCGGTGA
- a CDS encoding DUF3046 domain-containing protein: MRLTVFWQRMADHFGAGYADTFARDHVMTELGGRTVNEALDAGWEARDVWRAVCSSMDVPYEKR, from the coding sequence ATGCGGTTGACGGTCTTCTGGCAGCGAATGGCTGATCACTTCGGGGCGGGGTACGCCGACACCTTCGCGCGCGATCACGTGATGACGGAACTCGGCGGGCGCACCGTCAACGAGGCGCTGGACGCCGGCTGGGAGGCCAGGGACGTCTGGCGCGCGGTGTGCTCGTCGATGGACGTTCCGTACGAAAAGCGCTGA